The window CAATCGGTAGTCATTTAAAATGCTCtatagaccttttttttttttttttttaatagtttgagGGAACTGATCAGCTGGGTTATAAGGAGTCATGTACATGGATGTTACATTTCTGatgtgtttctttatttcttaaacTATTCAAATGTGCTTCGCTTTACGCTTTCCTGGCTGCAATAAACAATCACCTCACAGCCGTTGAGTCATGGGGTGATCATTAGTCCAAGTTCTAAATCAAGTTTCAGTCACAGGGTCTTAGGTTTGTCATCCTGAAATctataaattaaatgtatccaCACCTTCTGAAGAATATTATCCATTCTTTACATACATGTGCCCTTCATTGAGACTTGTAACTTTCCCTGGATGTTTAAACgtccttttgtttgtctgtgcacAGTCATTTCTGTGTGCATCTTAAATCAAACTTGTTTAATTGAGTGACATCACAAGTTGTGGAAACCAGTCTGAAGATCCCGGAAGTGTCCAATGTGCATGCTCCGCAAACACACAATGGactttttaaatgaagtgaGAAAAGAAGCAGTTTGTATAAAAGTGCAAAGCATGTGTCTTCCATACTATCATCCCCTCAAATGACCATCTTTTACCAGATGGAGACAGTCTATTCTACTTAAAGCTTTGAACTGCAACCTTTTAATCTCTAACTCAAGTATGGCACTTCATAAAGGTTCGTGTTTGCATTGAAAGTGGCTATCAAAGGGCCCAAAGCCTGAATGTGCAGCAGAGGTTCATGTTGCTTCAGTTTCCTGCTCCAGCAAACAAATATCGGTGGATTAGATGAGAAGAAACAAGaacaggaaatgaaaataaaactggGAAATATTTACATGTTGCCAAATGACTACTTCCTCAGTCCGTGAAGGAAATGTACACAAACCCGACaaacttcaaaatgaaaaggtGAAATCCACTTGAAGTGAGCTAATAGAAATATTAGAACACCAACAAGGCTGCATTCGCTTTCAGCTATAACTAGTTTAGTTGtatgaatatacatatatgGGTCATTCCACAAAAAACGTGCTGTCACTCACTTGTACAGACACTAAAATCCATGGcaagtttattcatttaatatttaatgttagATTTTGGCAATGTAATTACAAAACTAAGCTCGAGGAATTTCTTTGTCACTTATCTTTCATGGAAGTCGAGCCCTTTATGGATTAATTCAAATGTATAGTTACATTGAACATTCACATGGTTAAAAACGTGAAATACCtaattattacaaatattaaattacCAGTCCCACAGAATCATGTGACTCAACTCATTTTGAAATACTTCACTGACTCTTCCTGCATTAGGAGGTCATTTGAGGAAGTGCATTGGACAGTAATATAGTAAATCAGATGTCCGTCTCGTTCAAAATGATATGAGAATTTTGAATGAAGCTTTTAAGCCTGTCATTTGTGTTACTAATTTATTGGTTACTCATGAGGTCCAAAATTTAAACTGATTTATATTGAACAGTTTAATGGTTTTGATTTTCATGTGGTCTGACATGAAAAGCCATTTTCAGTGACATCCCTCTACAAATGAGCCATATACAAGCTGAAAAGTTAATTGTCTATTTGTGTAAGTATACTTTTCCTTTTGTCAGACACGGTGGAATTAAAAGCTGCTGAAAAGCAAAGATTATACAGGCAGCGGGAGATAGAGACCCTACACGTAGAGTACTTGTCAAAACGGCGTTATGTAAATGATATCCTGAcccaaaagaggaagaacacgGGGGATCTAACTGAAAGGGAAAGAAGAGCAGGGACTTGAAGGTCCCTCTGTAATCTCtccaataaaaacactttccacTATGCTCTGCTTGATGATTTTAGAGAGGCAAAGAGGGCTTTGGCCTCAaatcagagagggagacaaactAGAGAAACGGATTCCGATCGCTATGTCGAAAGAGTTTCTGCTTCTCGTACAAAGCTGGGGAATGACTGAGGAAGAGGTGTGAAGATGCCTCAAGAAAAAAGGACCACTGTTGACTCAACAGTGGTCCTTTTTTGTtggtcaacagtccagtgggtgaatatatgtaaatagttagcacagagAGCGTGAcaacagagggagacgtttaaatgagaGGGAAATtatgtgatttgagccaaatctgtagaccttgttgtaaataatttggtattttctcttaaacttagtgataggctgcaagttgttgagtgtggatatgagatgtacagtgcacggtacatctcatacagcatcttgATGACGGAAGCAAATTTTAGATCATATAACATTAATAATAGCAGTACAGAATGGAATactttgttacagaccatcatcctgtaatgattttatcaacaaatcatacatacatttaactACATATGGTATATTGATATAattttcattaggaatacatgaatgttctaggtcactaacaaaccatgagttaAGTTTTGTGTTCACAGGTAAAGAATGCTGCTGCAGCCCTGAAGACTGATGAGAATGCAAATGcaagtccaattgtgatggaaagtcacaaagacaatggaagagctcgccagccagcgtcgaactttgagacaatgcaaagaagtctgaagctgacctgataCTGATTCTAActgtcacacaaaaaaaaaaatcataagaTATTACACCACACATTACATTAAAACTagttaccatggttaccaaaTGGTCACCATTTAGGTCATAACTAGGTCATAGACAGTTGCTAAGCAACGGAGCTTTGATCAGATAACAGAGCTTAGTTATAGGCCATTTGCAGCAGACCAAGAAAGGAGAGACATCGTTTATTTAGGGTAACTGAAAATTTAGGGTAAAGggatttaaagaaacaaaatgcgGAAATTCATTTCTCATGTCATGGGTTGGGAGACGGCTGTAGAATCCAACTTTGTGATGGAAGAAGTGGACTGTGACAATTCTGAAGCTCTTGTGCAGGCCATCGACCGGCTCACGGAGCGTTCGGATGGATACGACATTGACGTTGAGTTTGACATTTTCGACTGGGAAACTGACAGTCCAGAGCACAGTCTGGAAAGACACTGTTTGACTGCTTCGGAAGGAGAAACTCCATTAGCTGACTTTAGACGGACACCCAGTCTGGAAAGCCACTATTCGTCTGCCTCGGAAGGAGAAACTCCGTTAGCTGACTTTAGACGGAGACCCAGTCTGCAAAGCCACTGTTCGACTGAGGTCTTGAACCCCCACATGGACCCTTTGGGAGAATTCATGACTGAAAGGGTCACAACAACAACGGACCCTATTCAGTCAGAAGCAGCTTGTATCCTAGAGGTGCAAGCTGAGAACGACACACGAAATAGGTGGGACGAAATAGGCTGCAGGACAGTCGTGGAGAAGCTAGTCAGCCGGGTAACGGGGGATTCAATAGCAGCTCACCTCCACAAAGCCACCGTTTATTCACTGACGCAGCAGGTCCTTGAAAAGCTCCAGTATATTGACGTAGCCGTGGAGGCACAGAGACACAACATCAAGAGGGCTGACATGAAAGCCTACAAGGACCTGCTAAAGCCCATCGGCTGTAGAAAGACACAGGTGTCGATTCAGAAGCTATTTATGCAGCTGACTGATGAGCAAGTCTGCGAGACACTGGTTAAGCACATGATAAAGCCAAAGAAACCCAGCGCCTTCGAAAGATTCTTGAACGCCACGGAAAAACCGTTCATTGCCTGTTTCAGACAAACCAAAGACAATGACAGCAGTCCAGAGCACAGTCTGGAAAGCCACGATTCGACTGCGTCGAAAGGAGAAACTCCACTAGCTGACTTTAGACGGACACCCAGTCTGGAAAGCCACTTTTCGTCTGCCTCGGAAGGAGAAACTCCGTTAGCTGACTTTAGACGGACACCCAGTCTGCAAAGCCACTGTTTGACTGCGATTGAGGTCTTGAACCCCCACATGGACCCTTTGGGAGATTTCATCGCTTACACTTCGGCTCTGTCCAGTTTGCTGTCGAACTCAGAGTTGCCCGTCGTTACTGAAAGGGTCACAACAACAACGGCCCCTATTCAGCCAGAAGCAGCTTGTATCCTAGAGGTGCAAGCTGAGAACAACACACAAAATAGGTGGGACGAAATAGGCTGCAGGACAGTCGTGGAGAAGCTAGTCAGCCGGGTAACGGGGGATTCAATAGCAGCTCACCTCCACAAAGCCACCGTTTATTCACTGACGCAGCAGGTCCTTGAAAAGCTCCAGTATATTGACGTAGCCGTGGAGGCACAGAGACACAACATCAAGAGGGCTGACATGAAAGCCTACAAGGACCTGCTAAAGCCCATCGGCTGTAGAAATACACAGATGTCGATTCAGAAGCTATTTATGCAGCTGACTGATGAGCAAGTCTGCGAGACACTGGTTAAGCACATGATAAAGCCAAAGAAACCCAGCGCCTTCGAAAGATTCTTGAACGCCACGGAAAAACCGTTCATTGCCTGTTTCAGACAAACCAAAGATAATGACACCGACCGTAGCGTGCGCGCaactccttcccccccccgtcgaccgtagagTCCGCGccactccttccctcccccgtcgaccgtagcgtcggcggcactccccctccccccgtcgacCTTAGCGTCGGCGGCAATCCCCCTTCCCCCGTCGACCttagcgtcggcggcactccccctcccccctcgaccgtagcgtcggctgcactccttccctcccccgtcgaccgtagcgtcggcggcactccccctccccccgtcaaCCTttagcgtcggcggcactcccccctcgaccgtagcgtcggctgcactccttccctcccccgtcgaccgtagcgtcggcggcactccccctcccctcgtcGACCttagcgtcggcggcactcccccCTCAACCGTAGCGTCGGCGGCACTTCCCCTACCCCCGTCAACCTttagcgtcggcggcactcccccctcgaccgtagcgtcggctgcactccttccctcccccgtcgaccgtagcgtcggcggcactccccctccccccgtcgaccttagcgtcggcggcactcccccctcgaccgtagcgtcggctgcactccccctcccccgtcgaccTTAGGGTCGGcgccactccccctccccccgtcgaccttagcgtcggcggcactccccctccccccgtcaaCCTttagcgtcggcggcactcccccctcgaccgtagcgtcggctgcactccccctcccccgtcgaccTTAGGGTCGGcgccactccccctcccccgtagcgtcggcggcactccccctcccccctcgactgtagcgtcggctgcacttcccctcccccgtcgaccgtagcgtcggtGGCActccccgtcgaccgtagcgtcggctgcactccccctcccccgtcgaccgtagcgtcggcggcactccccctcccccgtcgaccgtagcggATGCTAAACTccattccatgctgtaacagtcactcacccggtacaattaaccatcattgtcctctaccgtccgccaggctccttaggtcatttcttggaagaactggacattctcctgtctaatttccccgaaaatggacctccgctcatcctcctgggtgacttcaacatccagacagagaagtcatctgacctcgtacacctactttcttccttcgctctgtcactcagtccctctcctcctactcacaaagccggcaatcaccttgactacatctttactagaaactgctctaccactaacctctctgtaactccacttcatgtgtctgatgacttcttcatctcttactctctcccactctctataactaacaaacctccctcattgactaactctgtaccggctcgtcgcaatattcgctccctctctccctcctcgctggcatcctctgttctatcagctctcccttcaactgattccttctcacacttgcatccaaacgctgctgcagagactcctctcaactctttcctcctctctagactctctctgccctcttacgacacgacggactggcaaatcccctccagctccgtggctgtctcaaccggtgcgtgccatgagagccaccacgcgagcgtcggaaaggagatggcgtaaatataaacgacctgacgacctgcttaaatttcaatctctcctctccttgttttctgcttctatctctgctgccaaaagttctttctaccaatccaaaattgaatcttcattttctaaccccaaaaaactctacAGACcgttctctcttcttccctttttgtccaaaacccttgaacgtgctatctttaatcaactctcctcttatctccactgtaacaatctccttgacccccaccagtcaggtttcaaggcaggccactccacagagactgctctccttgctgtctcagagcaactccacactgctagagccccctctctctcctctgtccttatccttctggacctctctgctgcatttgacacgatcaaccaccagatccttatttcctcccttcaggaacttggtgtcacaggctctgctctctcccttctctcgtcctacctcgacggccgcacctaccgggtaacctggcgaggatctgtgtcggaaccttatCCTCTTTctacgggagttcctcagggttccgtgctgggtcccctcctgttcacgctttacaccaactctcttggccctgtcattcgctcgcatggcttctcttaccacagctatgctgatgacacccaactaattctctccttccctcactcggacacccaggtggcggctcggatctctgcctgtctaactgacatctctcagtggatgtccgcccaccatctgaaaatcaaccccgacaagactgaactacttctctttcccggaaaagattcgcttacccaggacctgacagtcaattttggaaactccgtactaacgcccactttgaccgctaagaacctcggcgtcacactcgacagtcaactctccctgactcccaacatcaccgcgagtacgcgatcctgtagatacacgctctacaacatcaggagaatacgtccccttctcactcaggaggcagcgcaggtactgattcaggctcttgtcatctcccgcctggactactgcaactccctcctggctggtctccctgcgaccgccattcgacctctgcagctcattcagaatgcagcagctcgactcgtcttcaaccttccaaaattctcccacactactccactcctccgctctcttcactggctaccggtggccgcccgcatccagttcaaaacattggtgctcacgtaccatgctgtgaatggatcaggtccagcttacatccaggacatggtcaaaccctacatcctaacccgcactctccgctttgcatctgcaaaactactcgtccctccctcactgagagcaaaacactcgactagatcatgactctttgctgtccttgctccgaaatggtggaacaagctctctgacgacaccaggaccgcagagagcttTCACATCTTCccccgcaaactaaagacacacctcttcagactctacctcgactaaaagactaacaaattgtagcacttaaattgtacttataacgccatttatagcaaattgtaaattggcttagttgaggaaattgcactttcttgtttcttgttcttctgagtttgtaccctatggttgaatgcacctattgtaagtcgctttggataaaagcatcagctaaatgacatgtaatgtaatgtaaggagCTCCCTACCTAgaatgtctttgttttcattcttcaATTGTAGATCGATATGTCGTAATCGGCGCTCAGAGGGATGCATGGGGGGCGTGTTTTGCTACGTCGACCGTCGGCACCAGCCTCCTCGTGGAGTTGGCCCGTTCCGTCTCGGACATGGTGAAGAATGGTAAGGTTCTAACGTGAAatgtttccagatgtttttgtttgttgcttgaAGGGATAATACGATACGATTATCATTTAACGGCTATAGACGGAAGCCAGGATGTGCTTAGTCCAAATATAAAATTGATCAAGTCGCTAGGTTGCCACTTAATGCTTTTCTCATCTTCGTACCAGATGGTTTCAAACCAAGGAGAAGCATCGTGTTCGCTAGTTGGAGTGCTGGGGAATATGGGAGTGTTGGCGCCACCGAGTGGTTGGAGGTGAGAAGGATTTACCCAACTGTACTTCTCTGGATCAGCAGCTTTTATGGTGTAATCACTCTGATCGCTGCAGtgttgttatttaaatatttttttccaaattgtgAAACATAATGTATAACTGCAATCGTCTTCTCTTTAGGTGAAATATCCAGACAGTTCTTCAACACTCTACTCCCAATTTGCAAAGAGGAGCTTGGAGCCGAATGTGTAAGTGGAACCAGGCCGCCGGTCCGTTTGGTCTAGTCTGTGTTTGTACGTCACCATGACAtcaaatctgttttattttaccaGATTGGAGCCTTTTAAGCTGAATGCTGCTGCTTATCCTTTCCTCGCTTTCTCTGGCATCCCCTCGGTCTCATTTGGATTCACCTCTGGTAACTTGGTGAGTCGTCCATCCTACCACAACTTGCATCAGTCTTTTTGAGCCAGTTTTGTAGCCACAGCCTGAGACCAGCTTTTACATTGAGCCATCACGTTAGTTTGTTCATCCCGCGGTCTAGTTTCTGCTCTGTAATCAACACCTTTCTTCCCCCTCTCAGGAATACCCGTACTTCGGCACAGAGCTGGACACCAGGGAGAAACTGAACGTGGCTGCGGGCAATCAGGTTCCTCAGCTGGCAGAAACGgcggctcggttcgcaggtcacaTGGTGCTGAGGCTGGTCCATGATCACCTGCTGCGTATGGACGTGATGAAGTACAACAATATTATCCGCAACCATGTTGTCCAGATCAACACCAAAGTCTATTCTGTTAAGAGGGTGAGTGCCGGGTTTTTCTTTCTGGCATGGATTGAACTATTTGATTTGTTACCTTTTCAGAATCAATTGCAAATAAATACTACATTAAAATTCACGCTTTGAAAGTAGACAagttacttgtttgtttgttttttaaattgattttattGCGGATATGTTGCCACCCAAATGTCTCAAAGATGCACATCTAGTTTAGTTTCTTCAGAATATCACACCCCGTGGTTGCCATGTGTGCTTGCAGATGCAGCCCCAGCTGTTGCCCAAGGCCTTGACTGTGCAGTGGTTAATCTCGGCCTCCGGCTCCTACGGACGCGTGGCTCAGCGGCTGGTGACGGACATGCAGAACAGTGACCTGGAGGACATTGAGATGTGTCGCATCATTAATGACCGCATAATGGCGGTAAGACCATGACTCGTAAAGTCCTAAAACAAAGTTATAGCCTCAAGTTTTATAGCTACTCActgttgacccctgacccccccttGGCTGTGAGAAACAAATTGGTAAGAGCTGGAATTGGTGGCAGTTACTATGTagaacatgtattcattgtagCTATTCATTGTAGCTAGTTGTGAAGATGTCATATACCTCCTTGACCTTTTGCAACATTTGGTTGAAATGGGTTAAATCTGTGAGGTCGGCAGCTCGCTTTGCCTTCTACACTAATCCACGCTCACACAGTCCGGATGAAGCACGTCACCACAGTTCACGAGTATTCACATAAATTCAAAGTTGTCTTTATAACTGTTAATGTTGCTTAGGTGTGTAGAAATCTTATCCTTGAGAAAAATGTCTTAACTGACTTTAAAAATCTATTCAAATACTTATTTCAGAAAGTAGCAAAGGAATCAGACACCTGTGGAGTTTTAAAATACTTAAGATAATGAATAAACGGCTGTTAAAACCAATACCAGTGACTTAAGAAAGCTTTACTAACGTCCCCCTCATCCTGCTGTTCTCTTGACTCTGCAGGTGGAAAGGAACCTCCTGTCGCCCTACGTGTCTCCCAGAGACAGCCCGTTCCGCCACATCATGCTGGGCTCCGGCCCTCACACCCTCAAGGCTCTTTCCAACCACCTCGATGGCCTCAAGAACGACCACCCCGAGTCGGACGCCGACCTCTTCCGCAACCAGCTGGCCATGGCGACCTGGACGGTTCAGGGCTGTGCCAACTCGCTAGCCGGGGATATCTGGGCCTTGGATAATGAAATCTAAAGTAATTTCTCTCCCTTGTTCACGTGCTCTGTCATCACAACTAGCACTCACGGATGCACAgcttattaaaatatttaagcAGAAGGAGAAAATTATACAATTGAGGCGTCTACTGAATTGAATTTTAATTTCATTGTCATCACAGCAAACACTTGATGTGATGAGTTaatctttattttttgaaaCTCTCCAAAAAGCCAAACATTAATTCTGAAAGTCTTCTTCCGCCTTAACTTGAAAGAGTTGTAAGGGTAATTTACTTTTTTCCTTCTACTTGCAGAAAGAGAAATTCCTCAATAACATctcctttaaaaacaacattctcTTTGGTGCTTGTAACGACTACGTTCAAATGACCTGCAGCAGTACTTCTTGTGTTGGTCTTACCTCATGAAAGAGATACATGTAGTGAACTTGAGGTCAAAACTACAGAGAAATCAAATGGTCAGTAGAGATAAGCTAAAAGTGTTTACCTTAATCActgcaaataaaaacatctggtGCTGATGGAGCTCTGTTCAAACCCCAGCTGGTTAATATTGGTAGCTACAATTTCCTTCAGCGCTGAAATCTAGCTCCTCAACGTTTGGTCAGAGATTCAGGAGTTGCTGAAAAAGGCTGAAGATGTTAAGTTCTGTTGGATAGAACACatcttgaaaaatattttggacAATGAGACGTTGTAACTTGGCCTCATCCATGCTTCATTGATCTTTTAGAAAAGTTCTGAATAATTACTAATCTGAATTTCTCATCGTCTGAATCCGGGCAAACCTGTCAGCCTTTCAAACAAACCACAGAAAACATTACAGGGAGGAGTCTCCAACCACGTGGCACTGAAACAAACCGTACGTctatttattgtgttatttatttatcagtggCAGAGTTcactataaatatttttttattgccttttataaaaaaatttAATTATCGGGGGCAGTGTCTTCCATAATTATGACAGTTATACTGTCgaaatgacaaaagcagcaTCTGCTTAAAGGGAAGTGTACATGTTGACCGACGGCCGGCAGGACTCAACGCTGAACAGTCAGTCACCTctctgaaagcagcacaggggctcaaggttgttttttgttaaactgACACTGGATCGGTCTTTCGGGGAAAATGCCGTCTCTCATATCCCGCCTCTGGCTGCCGGTGCCGCTCCCTCGGTACATGTACACCTCTCGTCCCGAATACGTTATCGGCAGCAGTGCCTTCCATAATGTGAAATGAAGAAGGTAGTTTTTGCCTACCAGTGTATGTCCGTATCGGAGGCAGTGCCCTCCATATTTCACTGTAGGAtggatgttttttattatcGGGAACAGTGATTTCCATAATGTCTGTACATAAACATTAGGGTGCTGCACGTGTGGTCTGCAGCTTTAGATCCCTTTAATGATCTTTCCACGCTTATGTAGCTCTTTATGGAGAAGTTTTAAATCATCGCTTTATGAAATGATTGCATCATCTCATTAGTGAGGTACAGAAGCGGTCTAAGTTATGGGTTCCTTCAGTCAGACGTTCTCATATAAATCAAGGtgtcaattttctttttctctggaCTCAATGAAATGTCTGAAGTGTTAACATGTTTTGGGACAGCGGTGTGGTCCACTGAGTCCAGAATAGATCCTCACTTCGCTAAATGAGTTTTGATGAGTCAGTCGGTGTGAAAGTGAGTCCTACCTTCTCTTTTGATGAGTTTGTTCATTAAGAGATTTCCTTGTGCCTTGTTTCCTAAATGTTTCTACATACAATACCCAGTTTTTGGAACATTgtatttgactttttctttgctcaattgtcttttttttttccttttgcgtGAATCAAGTTACTGGTTTAAAGGCATGTTATGGTATCACATATTCACAGGGATAAGAAAAGTAACTAATTTTATGTCGCCAGGATTTCAAAATATCACCCTGAATGTTACAGTAGTGAACAACGTTCTTTAGCAAATCTAAGCCATAAAATAGTTGCTTTTGGAAAACACTGCTTCAACAGAATTTGCAATCGGTAGTCATTTAAAATGCTCtatagacctttttttttttttttttttttaatagtttgagGGAACTGATCAGCTGGGTTATAAGGAGTCATGTACATGAATGTTACATTTCTGatgtgtttctttatttcttaaacTATTCAAATGTGCTTCGCTTTACGCTTTCCTGGCTGCAATAAACAATCACCTCACAGCCGTTGAGTCATGGGGTGATCATTAGTCCAAGTTCTAAATCAAGTTTCAGTCACAGGGTCTTAGGTTTGTCATCCTGAAATctataaattaaatgtatccaCACCTTCTGAAGAATATTATCCATTCTTTACATACATGTGCCCTTCATTGAGACTTGTAACTTTCCCTGGATGTTTAAACgtccttttgtttgtctgtgcacAGTCATTTCTGTGTGCATCTTAAATCAAACTTGTTTAATTGAGTGACATCACAAGTTGTGGAAACCAGTCTGAAGATCCCGGAAGTGTCCAATGTGCATGCTCCGCAAACACACAATGGactttttaaatgaagtgaGAAAAGAAGCAGTTTGTATAAAAGTGC is drawn from Gasterosteus aculeatus chromosome 3, fGasAcu3.hap1.1, whole genome shotgun sequence and contains these coding sequences:
- the LOC120816350 gene encoding transferrin receptor protein 1-like; translated protein: MVKNDGFKPRRSIVFASWSAGEYGSVGATEWLEVKYPDSSSTLYSQFAKRSLEPNVLEPFKLNAAAYPFLAFSGIPSVSFGFTSGNLEYPYFGTELDTREKLNVAAGNQVPQLAETAARFAGHMVLRLVHDHLLRMDVMKYNNIIRNHVVQINTKVYSVKRMQPQLLPKALTVQWLISASGSYGRVAQRLVTDMQNSDLEDIEMCRIINDRIMAVERNLLSPYVSPRDSPFRHIMLGSGPHTLKALSNHLDGLKNDHPESDADLFRNQLAMATWTVQGCANSLAGDIWALDNEI